GCTTCGCTCCCAGCATCGCGCCACAGAAGCCGCCGAGTCCCACGAAAATCCGCTGCGAACGAACCAGCGGCAGGTCTCGCTGAGTGAACCGGCTGATGATTGCCGCGCTGCCGACGGCGGCCAGCATGATCAGCGGATACAGAGGGCTCACGCGACAGGCTCCGGCAGTTGGATCAGTTCCACCGGGTCGCGATTCAGAGCCGGCAGCGGGACGTGACCACTTCGATACAGCACGTTATACGCCGAAAACGGAATCACGTGCCCCGACGGAAGCACATGATGCACGCACGACTTCATCAGTTGGCGAATATCGAAGTTGTAGGCGTCCATGAACGATGTTGTCGTGATGCGAAACATATCTTCCGGATCGAGTGTCTCGGTCATGGCTCGCTGAAGAAAGTCCGCCGCCAGGCTCAGTTCCGTTTCGGAGATGTCGCGGTCTGAAGCGGAACGCGGGGTCGCGGCGCTGCGAAGAGAGACGGATTCTCCGCAGCCGCCCGCCCCGCAGCACTGGCGAGACAGATATTCGCTGATCAGCTCCTTCGCGCGCGGGCGATTGAAGGTGATTCGGCCGGACAGCAGGTCCAGGTGATTTTCGAAGTCAACAAAGCGAGCCAGCGGCAGCACGTGGTCACCGCTGCGGTAGGCATAGGCCAGCGTGTGGCCGTTGGGGTGAGCACACGGCAGCGGTGAAAAATCCGTTTCTCGCCACTGGCCTTCTGTCTGCGCCGCGACGCCGCGGATGACGTCGGGAAACGTGATGCGGCGTTCCAGAATTTCGGGCAGCACATATCGGCCGGAATACGTGGCCGGCTGAAAACTGACTCCCGTGATTGCCGGGCGAGCCGTTCCGAACTGCACCATCCGCCCCATCTGGTCTGCGTTGATGTCGGGTTGCAGCGTACAGACCAGGGTTGTTCTCAAGCCGGCTGATCCCAGAGCTTCGATGGCCCGGAGTTTCACGTCGACCAGCGGTTCTCCCCGAAGCACTTCGCATCCGGCATCGTCGAAACCGTCAAACTGAAGGTAGATTTCACACCGATGCCGCAGCGCGGCCAGTTGTTCTACGAATCGCGGATCTTTGGCGATGCGAATGCCGTTCGTGTTGATCATCACGATGTCGATCGGCTGTTCGCAGGCATATCGAAAGATGTCCAGGAACTGCGGATGAACGGTTGGTTCGCCGCCGGAAAGCTGCAGGATCTCCGGCTGACCTTCCACTTCCACCAGCCGGTCGATCGCCGCTTTGCATTCATCGAAGGTCAGGTGAGTGCCTCCCGGCCCGCTGACCGCGAAACACATCGGACATTCCAGGTTGCAGCTCGATGTGATTTCCAGCAGACCGATGCAGGTGTGCTGTTCGTGCTCAGTACACAGCCCGCAGTCGAAGGGGCAGCCGAGCTGCGGTTCGACGCCGAACGAGACCGGCACTTTTCCGGGAAGGCTGTAATCGGTGCGATCGAACCAGTTGACGTCACTGCAGACAAAGTCTTCGCGAGCCCCGTGCTGAGAGCAGTTCTTGCGGAAGTAGACACGCTCGCCGCGAGTCACGATCTTGGCGGGCACAAGCGTCAGACAATCCGGGCAGAGACTCTGCGTCGTGCCGAGAAACGTGTAGTCGCGATACTTCATTTTGAGTAGGCCCTCCAAAGTGCCTTGCGGACCGCCGATGTCACAAGAACCCCGATGACAGGTGATATCGCCGCCACCAGAGCGGCGGCGATTTCTGCTATGGCCCACCCGGAAATCACGCCGCCAACAAGACATGTGGCTCCGAATGCGAACAGACCGGCAATGATCGAAACCAGAGCGATCCAGATGACCGCGATGGCTCCCGGCTTCCGCGATTCGTCGACCGGAGTCGTTGTCTCGCGGGGCGCTTCGTAGGGGTTACGGTCGTTGGTCATGAGAAGTCCGCCTGCCGCCGGGATCTCGCTGCAGGGAAAACTGTCTGCTCAGCAGGCGTTCCGTCGTCTCACCGACACGCCACGCGATTGCGACGCCGACAATGAACGCCACAGCGTTGGATTCCCAGCCGAGATGCTCGATCAGGTCGATGCCAAGCCACGCGCATACTATAAACGTGAGCACTGCTGTGCACATCGAACTGACTTCAACCACGAAAATCTCGAACGCAGACATTGTCGCTGAATCCTGCCCGGCAGTCGGTTCAGTGTCCGGCGCTTCGAATGGTGCTTTGTAGGGATTGTCGGACACTGTGCGAATTGACTCCCGGCGAAGAAACGGCAGACTGAACGAGGCCCGCGTTCATGGAATTGGCACTCAGTGCGGGCGTCATTCCGGCACCGGACGCGTCGGATGCCGCCATGATCCGGCAAATCCGGATTCCATCCAGGCCCTGAGTGAATCGACAATTCGATAGTCGGTGCGATCCTTCATGACGGCATCGTCAGTGAGTGATACAAACAGGACCTGCGCGTCGAGCGGATTCGAAAAGTGTTCGTAGATGCTTCGCTGCTGATCCGGCGTCAGTTTCCAGACAGCGCGACCCGGCAAGTCGAAGTTGTCACCCACGCCAATCGTTTGTCCGTAGAAGTTGACAAGTGCCATCGTGGCACTGGGCGACCAGACGTGATCGTGCGATCCTTCAACGTGCGATTGATACCATTTCGAGCATGACGTTTCGTTGTAAGTGCTTGCAGATGACCGAAGCCGCGACCTGTAATCCGCGCGCTCAAGCCGGCAAACGACGCAGGTGAATCGATGGCGATAGCCGTTGTAAGACCCCAGCAGCAGGTGACCGATCGCGACCAGGGTGACTGCGGCGATCGCGTATTCGAGGCGTTTGCGACGAGACGGCATCTGGTGCAGTGCATCCTCGTTCGTTGCGGTCGCGTTGGTCAAAGCAATTCTCATGGCGTGACTCCGGCTGGAAACTGTTCCACGCCGCGGCGACAACCAACGATCGATCAGAAGACCGCCCGACTGTGCCGCTCCGGCTTGATTCCGTGAATCTGATGTCGCGGCCCGGCATCGGTCCCTTGAGTCTACCGCGGAACGCGGGGGTTGAGAATCGGTTCCTGGCCGGTTCGATGTTCACGGCGGGGTGGCCAGTTGACCTTCAGGAATTCGCCCCGCGCAGCTATTGTCCGTGGCTTCTCTGATGCTTAGTTTGGCCACGGAACGACAGACGACATGACGGAACCAGCTTCCACCGAACGCCGCGATTTCGTGCGGCAGATTATCGAAGAAGACAATCGCACGGGAAAATGGGACGGGCGTGTTCACACGCGTTTTCCTCCGGAACCCAATGGTTATCTGCACATCGGGCACGCCAAGTCGATCTGCCTGAACTTCGGCATCGCTCAGGAATACGGCGGCCTGTGCAATCTGCGGTTCGACGACACCAACCCCGAAAAGGAAGACACCGAATACGTCAATTCCATCATGGAGGATATCCGCTGGCTGGGTTTCGACTGGGAAGACCGGCTGTTCTACGCGTCCGACTACTTTCAGCAGATCTATGACTGGACGGAACAGCTCATTCGCGACGGGAAAGCCTACGTCTGCAGCCTTCCGCTGGAAGAAATCCGCACCGGTCGGGGAACGCCGGCGGAACCGGGGACCGACAGTCCGTACCGCAGCCGTTCCGTCGAGGAGAATCTGGACCTGCTGCGGCGTATGAAGGCCGGTGAGTTCCGTGAAGGCGAACACGTCGTCCGCGCGAAGATCGACATGGCTCATAAGCACATGCTGCTGCGCGATCCGATCATGTACCGCATTCGCCACGCCGAACATCACCGGACCGGCAGCGACTGGTGCATCTATCCGACCTACGACTGGGCTCACGGGCAGTCGGATTCCATTGAAGGCATCACGCACAGCATCTGCACGCTGGAATTTGAAAACCACCGTCCGCTTTACGACTGGTACTGCGACGCTCTGGGAATCCACCATCCGCAGCAGATCGAATTCAACCGTCTGAATCTGACGTACACCATGATGAGCAAGCGGCGCTTGCTGCAGCTTGTGAACGAAGGCCACGTCACCGGCTGGGACGATCCCCGAATGCCGACGCTCAGCGGATTGCGCCGGCGCGGTTATACGCCGGAGGCCATCCGAAAACTTTGTGCCTACGTCGGTGTGACGAAACAGAACGCCGTTACGGACATGGTCGTGCTGGAAAACCATATTCGCGACGATTTGAACAAGCGCGCCGATCGTCGGATGGCCGTGCTGAATCCGCTGAAAGTTGTGATCACCAACTATCCGGAAAATCAGACGGACGAGCTGGATGCCGTCAACAACCCGGAAGACGAATCCGCAGGTTCGCGTCGGGTGCCGTTCGGCCGCGAGTTATTCATCGAACAGGACGACTTCATGGAAGACCCGCCGAAGAAGTTCTTCAGGCTGGGGCCGGGCCGTGAAGTCCGGCTGCGGTGGGCCTACTTCATCACCTGCACCGATGTCGTGAAGAACGCCGACGGCAGCGTTGCCGAAATTCACTGCACTTACGATCCGGAAACCAGAGGCGGAGACGCTCCGGATGGCCGCAAAGTGAAGGCGACACTGCACTGGGTCAGCGCGGCTCACGCGGTTGACGCCGAAGTGCGGCTGTATGACCACCTGTTCGTGAAGGAAGACCCGGACGATGTCGACGACGAATCGCTCGACTGGAAGAGCAACCTGAATCCGAATTCTCTGCAGGTGGTAACCGGAAAGCTGGAACCGGCGCTCGCAAATCCGGAAATCGGTTATCGCTGCCAGTTCGAACGACTGGGCTACTTCTGCGTCGACCCGGACAGCACGAACAAAAAGCCAGTCTTCAATCGCACGGTGACGCTGAAGGATCAGTGGACGAAGCAGCAAAAGAAGGGCTGAACGCAGGAGGTCCCGCTCAGATCCATCCGGCGCTCTCAGTCGTTGACGCCCGGTCTGCGCCGCGACTGTTTCTTTTCTGACTGCTGCCGCTTGTTTTGAAGTCGGCGCTGCTGCGCGCCTTTGCCGGGTTTCGTCGGCCTGCGTTTTTTGGGAGTCACAGCCGCTTCCAATATCAGTGCCCGCAGCTTTTCCATGCAATCCAATACGTTGCGGCCCTGGTCGCGATAGCGCTGGCTGTTCAGCACCAGGATTCCGTCGGTTGTCAGTCGACGGCGGAAGCGTTCCAGAAATCGTTCCTTCACCGCCTGTGGCAGCGACGGACTTTGCGTGACATTCCAGTGCAGGATTGCCTTGGAATTCACCTTATTGACATTCTGACCACCAGGCCCGCCGCTTCGTGCGAACGAAAAGCTGAATTCCGTATCGGGAATCTGAATCGTATCGGTAACCGTCAGCATGAATGGACTTCTCCGCCAGTCGAAAATTGCATCAGCGGCCAGACTGGGCAGAGCCGACGCGGGACGCTATGGTAGCCGCCGCGCGCCGGGAAGGCGCTTGAGTCACGTCCGCAACAGCACTCAAAGGAACGAATCCTATGGCTCAATCGGAAGAAAACCCCTTCGCCTATGATCCTGATCGGCAGGAACCACATAATCCCTATGCGGCACCGGCGTCGATGGGTGACGTCGCCACGGAATCCGGACCGCCGCTGGCAGATCGCCTGGCCAGGTTCGCGGGTGCGTTTGTGGATGGACTGACGATGATTCCAGGCATTGCGATCATTTTTTACTTGTCATTCATTTCCGGGGCGGAACGCTGGTTCGTCGAAGATTCCCTTGTTGCCGGCTTTATGCTGGACATCGCCGGTGCCATCATCGCAGCGGCGATGTACCTGCTGATCAATGGTTATCTGCTGGCAAAGCGAGGTCAAACCGTTGGAAAACTGGTGGTCGGCACTCGGATTGTCGATTCGGAGACCAACCAGATCATTCCGCTGGGACGTCTGTTCATCAAGCGGTTTTGTACATCCAGTTGTTCGGGCTCATTCCGTTTGTCGGAGGGTTCATTGTACTTGCCGATGTGCTATCTCATCTTTCGTGAAAACCGTCGGTGCCTGCACGATGACTTTGCCGGCACGAAAGTGATCAAAGTCTGACGAGAGCGAAACCGCACCCGATCGTCTGGTTCCTGCGATTCCACCTGGTGAACCCGGATTATTCACGGGTTTGTGGACGGGACTGCGATCCCATCGATATGCAGCGACGGGATCGGAGTCCCATCGTAAAGTGTGGAGTTCGCCGACTCGACATGACCACCATCTCCAAGACGCCTGACGTCGGGAAATCCTGATCGCGTAAATAATCCGGGTCAGCCGCTTGCCAGTCCGGAGCCCAGTTTGAATGCAAGGACGACGGAACCGATTGTGATCAGAATCGGTCGGAACGGCATGAGCAGGCTGAGCAGACCCCAGACCACTGCCGCACCCAGGCGAAACTTCCCGGATTCGTCCCTGCGTTCATCGAGACTTACGACCTGGTCGCGGATTTCCTGTTCGACGGCAGAGCGTCGGCTGGCCTTTTCGTCATCAGGCATTTCGGCCCACCGCTTTGACGCCTCGTCGCGGACCACCGGGTGAATCCGTTCCAGGGGATTTTCTGCCGTGTTGGTCTGATGATAATGAAGATTGATCTGGTCGTAGGTGACACCGGCCGTGGTCAGCCAGGCCTCGTTTTGTTGAAGTTCGTGCGACAGCGTCTGAGTCATGACCGTATCGGACGTCCGCCGCTGAATCAGGCTGGCCAGTGATTCTTCGTCGATGACGCCTTCGTCAAGCAGCAACTGCAGCCGACGGTCTTCCGTCCGATCTGCCTGGATTTCCGGCGGCAGTGAATTCCATCTTCGTTCGCCTTCGGCCCAGACAATCGGGCTGTACATATCCCGTCCGGGGACGTCTTCCCAGTCCTCGTCCTCGTCAATGTCCAGGTCAGCATAGAAGTTGTCTTCCGAGATTCCGTTTCCGCGCTGCCATTGGTCGTCATAGGCAATCTCGTCCTCGATGATCTGAGTGATCATGCCATCGGGAGAGATGCGGGAATCTATGTCCTGCCGGATTTCGTCGGATGTGCGATTGCTGTCCGCGGTGATTTCCGCGATATCCGGATCGACATAATAGGCTCCGATGCGGCCCAGAAAGATGGCGGGAACGGCGATGGCCACGGCGACCAGTCCTGGTCCCCAGCCGTCGGTGGTGCCAGCCATCGCGCGGATAGAACCGCCGATCAGGCCCGCGCTGACGAATGCCGACAGGATGATCAGCAGGGAGATTCCTGTGAACCCAAGTGCAACCGTGAGTCCAAAAGACAGGATTCCGGCGACCACTCCGGCTCCGATCCATGCGACCGGATGCCCGACGGCAGCGGCAACGCTCTTCCCGGAGGTTCGCTTCTGTTTCGAAGTCTGCTTTTTGTCGGATTTCGGTTTCCCGCCGCGGGCCGGCTGTTTTTTCGCGGAAGACTTTGGAGGTTTGCTCCAGTCGTCGTATTGCCCGGCGTCCTCCCGGCTGCCATCACCAAAATCATCGTCCAGCCAGTTGTCGCCGTAGTCTTCGTCGTAGCCATCGTCGTACGCGTCATCCAGGGCGTATGCGTCATTGGCGGCAGGCGCTCCGACATTTTCGTCGGGCTCGCTGTCGGCGGAGTCCCAGTCATCGTCCAGAAACTGTGCCTGGTGTTGCGGACGATTCTTTCCCGAAGTTCGCTTTGGAGGAGCGGTACTTTTGCCGGATCGACGGTTGCGCGCGGCAGTCTTATCCGCCGGTGTCGAGCGGGTTGCGTCGAGATGCGATGCGGGATCGTCGGCGCGTGCGGACTTCTTTCGGGACGGCGCCGGCGCTGCTTTCGGGGTCGGCGACGGCGCGGTTGTGTTCGCATTCGACCGGAAGGAAGTACCGCATTCCGGGCACCTGAGTCCATTCAGCAGTGCCGGCCTGCCGACCCTCAGCTTCCGTTGGCAGCCCGGACATCGAATCACGACACGCTCGGTCATGGTCGAATCACTTTCGCTGAAGTTCCTGGACGGCCCGCTTGGAAACCTGCGCGATTCAGAATACCGTTGCCGTGCCGCCGTGCAACTGACGCGGCACGAGAACCGGAGTCGCGGGATTCCGGTTGCAGACGCCCGATGCAGATTGGGGCTCGGGTCCCGGAGCGGCATCGAGCGCCGTGCGGACTGTGCTCACCCGGAACCAAAAAAGGGAGCGATCGCTGCGGTGTGGGACGCAGATGTGCCGATCGGCGTCAGCAGCGTCAGACGTTGAACAGGAAGTGGCAGATGTCACCGTCGCGCATGACGTATTCTTTGCCTTCGACACGCAGCTTTCCGGCGGCCCGGATTTCCTTTTCACTCTTGTACGTTTCCAGATCCTGCAGGCTGTAGACTTCACAGCGAATAAAGCCTCGTTCGAAGTCGCTGTGGATGACGCCGGCGGCCTGGGGCGCGGTGGCTCCGATGGGAACCGTCCATGCCCGCACCTCCTTTTCGCCTGCCGTAAAGTAGCTTTGCAGGCCGAGAGTCTTGTAGGCGGCTCGGGCAACGGTGCCGAGAGCGGGTTCGGTCAGGCCGGCGGACCGCAGCATTTCCAGGCGGTCAGCGTCATCCAGTTCGGCAAGTTCGGCTTCGAACCTGGCGCAGACGGGCACCACGCCGGCTTCCGACTTCGCGGCGTAATCCTTCACCTTTTGCACCAGCGGACCGTTGCCGGCGACATCGTCTTCGTCGACGTTGGCGATGTACAGGACCGGCTTGGCCGTCATCAGCCCCAGTCCGCGGACGACGCGTCGTTCATCGGCGGGAAACTGCAGTTGCCGCAGCGGCTGTTCGGTATTCACGTGAGCGATGCACTTGTCGATCACGGAGACTCGCAGTTTTGCATCCTTGTCGCCGCCCCGCGCGGCTCGATCGGCTTTGGGACGGGCGTTGTCGAGCGTCTGCATGTCGGCCAGCAGCAGTTCGGTTTCGATGATTTCAATATCCGACAGCGGGTCGATGCTGCCGGAAACGTGGGTCACGTCTTCGTCTTCAAAGCACCGCACGACCTGCAGGATCGCGTCGACTTCCCGAATGTGGCTCAGGAACTTGTTTCCCAGACCCTCGCCTTCGCTGGCGCCCTTGACGATTCCGGCGATGTCCACAAGTTTCAAAACGGCCGGAATGACCTTCTGCGGAGGAATGTACTTTGTGATCGTCTCCAGACGGCTGTCGGGAACGCTGACGATGCCTTCGTTGGGCTCAATGGTGCAGAACGGGTAATTCGCACTTTGAGCCGCAGCCGACATCGTCAGAGCGTTAAACAGCGTACTCTTGCCGACATTGGGGAGACCGACGATACCGGCGTCCATGGAATTGTTCCGAATCGAAAGAGGAGAATTCACGCGGCATGACGAAAGGCTTCCTGCCGCGAGGAGCGTTTGACCGCGATTCGGCGCGTAACGTAGAGTCAGCCTGGCGGGATGGCAACGAACCCGCCGCCGTCTCTGCCGGGTACCTCGAAACGAGAAAAGCGGGGCATCCACCGGCCCAACCAGCCGAACTCGCAGTGGTGTCGCGGGCATTTCCGAAGCTGGTTCGGAATGCGAGGTTGCCGTGGGACTCGCGATGGCCGAAGTCGCTTCGGTCCCGCTGCGGTCATTGAGAGTTGCGACGATTCTGCCCGGTCAACTGGAACGGAGATTCTCGGCAATGTCTGATCAGCCGGCGCTAACCCGCACACAGACGATCGTCCACGACGTGACGGCCGGACTGGTGGTGTTTCTGGTGGCTCTGCCGCTTTGTCTTGGCATCGCTCTGGCGTCGCGACCGAACCTTCCCGATCAGCCGGAACTGACAGTGCCACTGTTTGCCGGATTGCTGGCGGGGATTATCGGCGGACTGGTCGTCGGCGCCATCAGCGGGTCCCACACCAGCGTCAGCGGTCCGGCGGCCGGGTTGACGGCTGTGGTTGCGATGCAGCTTCAGGCACTGGGTTCATTCGAAGCTCTGCTGCTGGCTGTGTTTCTGGGCGGTTTGCTGCAAATTGGAATGGCCGCCGCCGGAGCGGGCTCGATTGCCGCGTTCTTCCCGACGAGTGTGATCAAGGGGCTGCTGGCTGCAATTGGGATCATTCTGATTCTCAAGCAGATCCCTCACCTGTTCGG
This is a stretch of genomic DNA from Planctomycetaceae bacterium. It encodes these proteins:
- the ychF gene encoding redox-regulated ATPase YchF, producing MDAGIVGLPNVGKSTLFNALTMSAAAQSANYPFCTIEPNEGIVSVPDSRLETITKYIPPQKVIPAVLKLVDIAGIVKGASEGEGLGNKFLSHIREVDAILQVVRCFEDEDVTHVSGSIDPLSDIEIIETELLLADMQTLDNARPKADRAARGGDKDAKLRVSVIDKCIAHVNTEQPLRQLQFPADERRVVRGLGLMTAKPVLYIANVDEDDVAGNGPLVQKVKDYAAKSEAGVVPVCARFEAELAELDDADRLEMLRSAGLTEPALGTVARAAYKTLGLQSYFTAGEKEVRAWTVPIGATAPQAAGVIHSDFERGFIRCEVYSLQDLETYKSEKEIRAAGKLRVEGKEYVMRDGDICHFLFNV
- a CDS encoding radical SAM protein, whose amino-acid sequence is MKYRDYTFLGTTQSLCPDCLTLVPAKIVTRGERVYFRKNCSQHGAREDFVCSDVNWFDRTDYSLPGKVPVSFGVEPQLGCPFDCGLCTEHEQHTCIGLLEITSSCNLECPMCFAVSGPGGTHLTFDECKAAIDRLVEVEGQPEILQLSGGEPTVHPQFLDIFRYACEQPIDIVMINTNGIRIAKDPRFVEQLAALRHRCEIYLQFDGFDDAGCEVLRGEPLVDVKLRAIEALGSAGLRTTLVCTLQPDINADQMGRMVQFGTARPAITGVSFQPATYSGRYVLPEILERRITFPDVIRGVAAQTEGQWRETDFSPLPCAHPNGHTLAYAYRSGDHVLPLARFVDFENHLDLLSGRITFNRPRAKELISEYLSRQCCGAGGCGESVSLRSAATPRSASDRDISETELSLAADFLQRAMTETLDPEDMFRITTTSFMDAYNFDIRQLMKSCVHHVLPSGHVIPFSAYNVLYRSGHVPLPALNRDPVELIQLPEPVA
- a CDS encoding RDD family protein — protein: MAQSEENPFAYDPDRQEPHNPYAAPASMGDVATESGPPLADRLARFAGAFVDGLTMIPGIAIIFYLSFISGAERWFVEDSLVAGFMLDIAGAIIAAAMYLLINGYLLAKRGQTVGKLVVGTRIVDSETNQIIPLGRLFIKRFCTSSCSGSFRLSEGSLYLPMCYLIFRENRRCLHDDFAGTKVIKV
- a CDS encoding glutamine--tRNA ligase/YqeY domain fusion protein, producing MTEPASTERRDFVRQIIEEDNRTGKWDGRVHTRFPPEPNGYLHIGHAKSICLNFGIAQEYGGLCNLRFDDTNPEKEDTEYVNSIMEDIRWLGFDWEDRLFYASDYFQQIYDWTEQLIRDGKAYVCSLPLEEIRTGRGTPAEPGTDSPYRSRSVEENLDLLRRMKAGEFREGEHVVRAKIDMAHKHMLLRDPIMYRIRHAEHHRTGSDWCIYPTYDWAHGQSDSIEGITHSICTLEFENHRPLYDWYCDALGIHHPQQIEFNRLNLTYTMMSKRRLLQLVNEGHVTGWDDPRMPTLSGLRRRGYTPEAIRKLCAYVGVTKQNAVTDMVVLENHIRDDLNKRADRRMAVLNPLKVVITNYPENQTDELDAVNNPEDESAGSRRVPFGRELFIEQDDFMEDPPKKFFRLGPGREVRLRWAYFITCTDVVKNADGSVAEIHCTYDPETRGGDAPDGRKVKATLHWVSAAHAVDAEVRLYDHLFVKEDPDDVDDESLDWKSNLNPNSLQVVTGKLEPALANPEIGYRCQFERLGYFCVDPDSTNKKPVFNRTVTLKDQWTKQQKKG
- the arfB gene encoding alternative ribosome rescue aminoacyl-tRNA hydrolase ArfB, which gives rise to MLTVTDTIQIPDTEFSFSFARSGGPGGQNVNKVNSKAILHWNVTQSPSLPQAVKERFLERFRRRLTTDGILVLNSQRYRDQGRNVLDCMEKLRALILEAAVTPKKRRPTKPGKGAQQRRLQNKRQQSEKKQSRRRPGVND